The following proteins come from a genomic window of Lycium ferocissimum isolate CSIRO_LF1 chromosome 4, AGI_CSIRO_Lferr_CH_V1, whole genome shotgun sequence:
- the LOC132052057 gene encoding FHA domain-containing protein PS1-like isoform X4, with amino-acid sequence MGDKQESLLKPNSQTEEEKKIPVFTVLKNGAILKNIFLLDNPTASVEESKQEFEEILVVGRHPDCNIVLEHPSISRFHLRIHSNPCSQSLSVIDLSSAPLADAEPLEETEEKEHQDERGFALQNEDNDLVQGLDSTFSDMHLLPYVKSLTPSAPPMPEEMKSPFHFSDEEVNINPPEKIHGESELSLLQPAYEPDKENSTPRALLVSAESQTENADSSTPVRSQQRCLSIWSRRGKCSSVQIQTGRDRSIIEKVDIDTEVYSLNHEKVAMESVSNDPFSSGNKDGEEDAFTPDKENNAPSSVKSSRLADGQAKQSMFSSCVDENGEENFNLDKVDLTPNTHLRRSMKKMSSLEQIKHPKSLRSSPMKEISDPILHQAEGLEYNKKEKIGSSTMLSNMSNISEEIFTPDKGNMTPDNCSMRSKPFKKEDLIVKVLEEQKSVSVASRNKARSEITILKNRTDRVPLQPLLVNNPPKTNSKSPVPKVKLNANPIKCQEIMEACPYSDNNAREEKRRWTMVADTTSLLNKESRKALQLLEGLKGTCLIIPRIGNEPVLRELDCMKRRASFFRRATEAYAALEWIENCMVNAKSWVHVQSCVEETRPMAPTPPATAPPCLFSEENDIFPVGSVLSSPHWGLQAIVSPTAEDHILECALLFKRTNRNGQLVLLSNDLTIKIKAMAEGLNCETAEDFRESLVNPFSERFLWKDSSPRGSTWSCVDDFVLKEPYYLGPLKKTSTSGQAAKGLKLILLHNSHYRRNCSGNTVS; translated from the exons ATGGGGGACAAGCAAGAATCTTTGTTAAAACCCAATTCACAAactgaagaagagaagaagattCCAGTGTTTACAGTGTTAAAGAATGGGGCCATCCTCAAGAACATCTTTCTTCTTGACAACCCCACAGCTTCAGTTGAAGAATCAAAGCAAGAATTTGAAGAGATATTGGTAGTTGGAAGACACCCAGATTGTAATATTGTATTGGAACATCCAAGTATTAGCAGATTTCACCTCCGCATTCACTCTAATCCTTGTTCTCAATCTCTCTCTGTTATTGATCTCTCTTCCG CTCCATTAGCTGATGCAGAACCATTGGAAGAAACAGAGGAGAAAGAACATCAG GACGAGAGGGGCTTTGCTCTTCAGAATGAGGATAATGATTTGGTGCAGGGTCTAGATTCAACGTTTTCCGATATGCATTTGTTGCCATATGTAAAAAGTTTGACTCCATCAGCTCCGCCGATGCCTGAAGAGATGAAGTCTCCATTTCactttagtgatgaagaagtaAACATAAATCCACCTGAGAAAATCCATGGAGAGAGTGAACTCAGTTTGCTGCAGCCTGCTTACGAACCTGACAAAGAAAACAGCACTCCGCGGGCCCTTCTTGTCTCGGCAGAGTCCCAAACAGAAAATGCCGATAGTAGTACCCCAGTAAGATCTCAGCAAAGATGTTTGAGCATTTGGTCTAGAAGGGGAAAATGTTCCAGTGTTCAGATTCAAACTGGCAGAGATAGATCAATAATTGAAAAAGTTGACATTGATACTGAAGTTTACTCACTTAATCATGAGAAGGTTGCAATGGAATCAGTTTCAAATGATCCTTTTTCTAGTGGGAACAAGGATGGAGAAGAAGATGCCTTCACTCCAGACAAAGAGAACAATGCTCCTAGTTCCGTGAAAAGCTCGCGTCTTGCTGATGGACAAGCTAAACAATCTATGTTTTCTTCTTGTGTGGATGAGAATGGTGAAGAGAATTTTAATCTGGACAAAGTGGATCTTACCCCAAACACTCATTTGCGAAGGTCAATGAAGAAGATGAGCAGTTTGGAGCAAATTAAGCATCCAAAATCTTTGAGATCTTCCCCAATGAAAGAGATTTCTGATCCCATACTCCATCAAGCTGAAGGTCTTGAATACAACAAGAAAGAGAAGATCGGATCATCTACAATGCTCTCAAATATGAGTAACATCAGTGAAGAAATTTTTACTCCAGATAAAGGGAATATGACACCTGATAATTGTTCAATGAGATCGAAACCATTCAAGAAAGAAGACTTGATTGTCAAAGTCCTTGAAGAGCAGAAATCAGTAAGTGTTGCTTCCAGAAATAAGGCTAGATCTGAGATAACCATACTGAAGAACAGAACAGATAGAGTACCACTTCAACCATTGCTTGTGAACAACCCCCCCAAGACCAATTCAAAATCTCCAGTACCGAAAGTCAAGCTGAATGCTAATCCAATCAAGTGTCAAGAAATTATGGAGGCATGCCCATATTCT GATAACAATGCCAGGGAAGAAAAACGAAGGTGGACAATGGTAGCGGATACCACCTCTTTGTTAAACAAAGAGTCAAGAAAAGCTTTGCAGCTTTTGGAAGGTCTCAAAGGAACATGCCTGATAATTCCAAGAATTGGTAATGAACCTG TCTTAAGAGAACTGGATTGCATGAAGAGGCGTGCTAGTTTTTTCAGAAGAGCAACAGAAGCTTATGCAGCATTAGAATGGATCGAAAATTGCATGGTAAATGCAAAATCATGGGTTCATGTGCAGAGTTGTGTGGAGGAAACAAGACCAATGGCACCAACTCCTCCTGCTACTGCACCGCCGTGTTTGTTCAGTGAGGAGAATGACATATTTCCAGTCGGCTCAGTTCTATCCTCTCCACATTGGGGTCTACAGGCAATTGTTTCACCCACAGCAGAGGATCATATCCTTGAATGTGCCCTCCTCTTTAAAAGAACTAACAGAAATGGACAACTTGTTCTCCTTAGCAATGATCTTACCATTAAGATCAAGGCCATGGCAGAA GGTTTAAACTGTGAGACAGCAGAAGATTTCCGAGAGAGTCTGGTGAACCCATTCTCTGAGAGGTTTCTTTGGAAAGACAGCTCTCCAAGGGGAAGCACTTGGTCGTGTGTGGATGACTTTGTTCTTAAGGAGCCATACTACCTTGGGCCTCTAAAGAAGACATCAACATCAGGGCAGGCGGCAAAAGGCTTGAAGCTGATATTGCTTCATAATTCTCATTATAGGCGGAACTGTTCAGGGAACACAGTTAGCTAG
- the LOC132052057 gene encoding FHA domain-containing protein PS1-like isoform X2: MGDKQESLLKPNSQTEEEKKIPVFTVLKNGAILKNIFLLDNPTASVEESKQEFEEILVVGRHPDCNIVLEHPSISRFHLRIHSNPCSQSLSVIDLSSVHGSWISGNKIEPGVRVELKEGDKMKLGRSSREYMLHWIPISRAYDLENPFVAPLADAEPLEETEEKEHQDERGFALQNEDNDLVQGLDSTFSDMHLLPYVKSLTPSAPPMPEEMKSPFHFSDEEVNINPPEKIHGESELSLLQPAYEPDKENSTPRALLVSAESQTENADSSTPVRSQQRCLSIWSRRGKCSSVQIQTGRDRSIIEKVDIDTEVYSLNHEKVAMESVSNDPFSSGNKDGEEDAFTPDKENNAPSSVKSSRLADGQAKQSMFSSCVDENGEENFNLDKVDLTPNTHLRRSMKKMSSLEQIKHPKSLRSSPMKEISDPILHQAEGLEYNKKEKIGSSTMLSNMSNISEEIFTPDKGNMTPDNCSMRSKPFKKEDLIVKVLEEQKSVSVASRNKARSEITILKNRTDRVPLQPLLVNNPPKTNSKSPVPKVKLNANPIKCQEIMEACPYSDNNAREEKRRWTMVADTTSLLNKESRKALQLLEGLKGTCLIIPRIVLRELDCMKRRASFFRRATEAYAALEWIENCMVNAKSWVHVQSCVEETRPMAPTPPATAPPCLFSEENDIFPVGSVLSSPHWGLQAIVSPTAEDHILECALLFKRTNRNGQLVLLSNDLTIKIKAMAEGLNCETAEDFRESLVNPFSERFLWKDSSPRGSTWSCVDDFVLKEPYYLGPLKKTSTSGQAAKGLKLILLHNSHYRRNCSGNTVS; encoded by the exons ATGGGGGACAAGCAAGAATCTTTGTTAAAACCCAATTCACAAactgaagaagagaagaagattCCAGTGTTTACAGTGTTAAAGAATGGGGCCATCCTCAAGAACATCTTTCTTCTTGACAACCCCACAGCTTCAGTTGAAGAATCAAAGCAAGAATTTGAAGAGATATTGGTAGTTGGAAGACACCCAGATTGTAATATTGTATTGGAACATCCAAGTATTAGCAGATTTCACCTCCGCATTCACTCTAATCCTTGTTCTCAATCTCTCTCTGTTATTGATCTCTCTTCCG TCCATGGGTCATGGATTTCTGGCAACAAGATTGAACCAGGGGTTCGAGTTGAGTTGAAAGAGGGCGATAAGATGAAGCTAGGACGTTCCAGCAGGGAATACATGCTTCACTGGATTCCCATCAGCCGCGCGTATGATTTGGAGAATCCATTTGTAGCTCCATTAGCTGATGCAGAACCATTGGAAGAAACAGAGGAGAAAGAACATCAG GACGAGAGGGGCTTTGCTCTTCAGAATGAGGATAATGATTTGGTGCAGGGTCTAGATTCAACGTTTTCCGATATGCATTTGTTGCCATATGTAAAAAGTTTGACTCCATCAGCTCCGCCGATGCCTGAAGAGATGAAGTCTCCATTTCactttagtgatgaagaagtaAACATAAATCCACCTGAGAAAATCCATGGAGAGAGTGAACTCAGTTTGCTGCAGCCTGCTTACGAACCTGACAAAGAAAACAGCACTCCGCGGGCCCTTCTTGTCTCGGCAGAGTCCCAAACAGAAAATGCCGATAGTAGTACCCCAGTAAGATCTCAGCAAAGATGTTTGAGCATTTGGTCTAGAAGGGGAAAATGTTCCAGTGTTCAGATTCAAACTGGCAGAGATAGATCAATAATTGAAAAAGTTGACATTGATACTGAAGTTTACTCACTTAATCATGAGAAGGTTGCAATGGAATCAGTTTCAAATGATCCTTTTTCTAGTGGGAACAAGGATGGAGAAGAAGATGCCTTCACTCCAGACAAAGAGAACAATGCTCCTAGTTCCGTGAAAAGCTCGCGTCTTGCTGATGGACAAGCTAAACAATCTATGTTTTCTTCTTGTGTGGATGAGAATGGTGAAGAGAATTTTAATCTGGACAAAGTGGATCTTACCCCAAACACTCATTTGCGAAGGTCAATGAAGAAGATGAGCAGTTTGGAGCAAATTAAGCATCCAAAATCTTTGAGATCTTCCCCAATGAAAGAGATTTCTGATCCCATACTCCATCAAGCTGAAGGTCTTGAATACAACAAGAAAGAGAAGATCGGATCATCTACAATGCTCTCAAATATGAGTAACATCAGTGAAGAAATTTTTACTCCAGATAAAGGGAATATGACACCTGATAATTGTTCAATGAGATCGAAACCATTCAAGAAAGAAGACTTGATTGTCAAAGTCCTTGAAGAGCAGAAATCAGTAAGTGTTGCTTCCAGAAATAAGGCTAGATCTGAGATAACCATACTGAAGAACAGAACAGATAGAGTACCACTTCAACCATTGCTTGTGAACAACCCCCCCAAGACCAATTCAAAATCTCCAGTACCGAAAGTCAAGCTGAATGCTAATCCAATCAAGTGTCAAGAAATTATGGAGGCATGCCCATATTCT GATAACAATGCCAGGGAAGAAAAACGAAGGTGGACAATGGTAGCGGATACCACCTCTTTGTTAAACAAAGAGTCAAGAAAAGCTTTGCAGCTTTTGGAAGGTCTCAAAGGAACATGCCTGATAATTCCAAGAATTG TCTTAAGAGAACTGGATTGCATGAAGAGGCGTGCTAGTTTTTTCAGAAGAGCAACAGAAGCTTATGCAGCATTAGAATGGATCGAAAATTGCATGGTAAATGCAAAATCATGGGTTCATGTGCAGAGTTGTGTGGAGGAAACAAGACCAATGGCACCAACTCCTCCTGCTACTGCACCGCCGTGTTTGTTCAGTGAGGAGAATGACATATTTCCAGTCGGCTCAGTTCTATCCTCTCCACATTGGGGTCTACAGGCAATTGTTTCACCCACAGCAGAGGATCATATCCTTGAATGTGCCCTCCTCTTTAAAAGAACTAACAGAAATGGACAACTTGTTCTCCTTAGCAATGATCTTACCATTAAGATCAAGGCCATGGCAGAA GGTTTAAACTGTGAGACAGCAGAAGATTTCCGAGAGAGTCTGGTGAACCCATTCTCTGAGAGGTTTCTTTGGAAAGACAGCTCTCCAAGGGGAAGCACTTGGTCGTGTGTGGATGACTTTGTTCTTAAGGAGCCATACTACCTTGGGCCTCTAAAGAAGACATCAACATCAGGGCAGGCGGCAAAAGGCTTGAAGCTGATATTGCTTCATAATTCTCATTATAGGCGGAACTGTTCAGGGAACACAGTTAGCTAG
- the LOC132052057 gene encoding FHA domain-containing protein PS1-like isoform X6: protein MGDKQESLLKPNSQTEEEKKIPVFTVLKNGAILKNIFLLDNPTASVEESKQEFEEILVVGRHPDCNIVLEHPSISRFHLRIHSNPCSQSLSVIDLSSVHGSWISGNKIEPGVRVELKEGDKMKLGRSSREYMLHWIPISRAYDLENPFVAPLADAEPLEETEEKEHQDERGFALQNEDNDLVQGLDSTFSDMHLLPYVKSLTPSAPPMPEEMKSPFHFSDEEVNINPPEKIHGESELSLLQPAYEPDKENSTPRALLVSAESQTENADSSTPVRSQQRCLSIWSRRGKCSSVQIQTGRDRSIIEKVDIDTEVYSLNHEKVAMESVSNDPFSSGNKDGEEDAFTPDKENNAPSSVKSSRLADGQAKQSMFSSCVDENGEENFNLDKVDLTPNTHLRRSMKKMSSLEQIKHPKSLRSSPMKEISDPILHQAEGLEYNKKEKIGSSTMLSNMSNISEEIFTPDKGNMTPDNCSMRSKPFKKEDLIVKVLEEQKSVSVASRNKARSEITILKNRTDRVPLQPLLVNNPPKTNSKSPVPKVKLNANPIKCQEIMEACPYSDNNAREEKRRWTMVADTTSLLNKESRKALQLLEGLKGTCLIIPRIGFKL, encoded by the exons ATGGGGGACAAGCAAGAATCTTTGTTAAAACCCAATTCACAAactgaagaagagaagaagattCCAGTGTTTACAGTGTTAAAGAATGGGGCCATCCTCAAGAACATCTTTCTTCTTGACAACCCCACAGCTTCAGTTGAAGAATCAAAGCAAGAATTTGAAGAGATATTGGTAGTTGGAAGACACCCAGATTGTAATATTGTATTGGAACATCCAAGTATTAGCAGATTTCACCTCCGCATTCACTCTAATCCTTGTTCTCAATCTCTCTCTGTTATTGATCTCTCTTCCG TCCATGGGTCATGGATTTCTGGCAACAAGATTGAACCAGGGGTTCGAGTTGAGTTGAAAGAGGGCGATAAGATGAAGCTAGGACGTTCCAGCAGGGAATACATGCTTCACTGGATTCCCATCAGCCGCGCGTATGATTTGGAGAATCCATTTGTAGCTCCATTAGCTGATGCAGAACCATTGGAAGAAACAGAGGAGAAAGAACATCAG GACGAGAGGGGCTTTGCTCTTCAGAATGAGGATAATGATTTGGTGCAGGGTCTAGATTCAACGTTTTCCGATATGCATTTGTTGCCATATGTAAAAAGTTTGACTCCATCAGCTCCGCCGATGCCTGAAGAGATGAAGTCTCCATTTCactttagtgatgaagaagtaAACATAAATCCACCTGAGAAAATCCATGGAGAGAGTGAACTCAGTTTGCTGCAGCCTGCTTACGAACCTGACAAAGAAAACAGCACTCCGCGGGCCCTTCTTGTCTCGGCAGAGTCCCAAACAGAAAATGCCGATAGTAGTACCCCAGTAAGATCTCAGCAAAGATGTTTGAGCATTTGGTCTAGAAGGGGAAAATGTTCCAGTGTTCAGATTCAAACTGGCAGAGATAGATCAATAATTGAAAAAGTTGACATTGATACTGAAGTTTACTCACTTAATCATGAGAAGGTTGCAATGGAATCAGTTTCAAATGATCCTTTTTCTAGTGGGAACAAGGATGGAGAAGAAGATGCCTTCACTCCAGACAAAGAGAACAATGCTCCTAGTTCCGTGAAAAGCTCGCGTCTTGCTGATGGACAAGCTAAACAATCTATGTTTTCTTCTTGTGTGGATGAGAATGGTGAAGAGAATTTTAATCTGGACAAAGTGGATCTTACCCCAAACACTCATTTGCGAAGGTCAATGAAGAAGATGAGCAGTTTGGAGCAAATTAAGCATCCAAAATCTTTGAGATCTTCCCCAATGAAAGAGATTTCTGATCCCATACTCCATCAAGCTGAAGGTCTTGAATACAACAAGAAAGAGAAGATCGGATCATCTACAATGCTCTCAAATATGAGTAACATCAGTGAAGAAATTTTTACTCCAGATAAAGGGAATATGACACCTGATAATTGTTCAATGAGATCGAAACCATTCAAGAAAGAAGACTTGATTGTCAAAGTCCTTGAAGAGCAGAAATCAGTAAGTGTTGCTTCCAGAAATAAGGCTAGATCTGAGATAACCATACTGAAGAACAGAACAGATAGAGTACCACTTCAACCATTGCTTGTGAACAACCCCCCCAAGACCAATTCAAAATCTCCAGTACCGAAAGTCAAGCTGAATGCTAATCCAATCAAGTGTCAAGAAATTATGGAGGCATGCCCATATTCT GATAACAATGCCAGGGAAGAAAAACGAAGGTGGACAATGGTAGCGGATACCACCTCTTTGTTAAACAAAGAGTCAAGAAAAGCTTTGCAGCTTTTGGAAGGTCTCAAAGGAACATGCCTGATAATTCCAAGAATTG GGTTTAAACTGTGA
- the LOC132052057 gene encoding FHA domain-containing protein PS1-like isoform X1: protein MGDKQESLLKPNSQTEEEKKIPVFTVLKNGAILKNIFLLDNPTASVEESKQEFEEILVVGRHPDCNIVLEHPSISRFHLRIHSNPCSQSLSVIDLSSVHGSWISGNKIEPGVRVELKEGDKMKLGRSSREYMLHWIPISRAYDLENPFVAPLADAEPLEETEEKEHQDERGFALQNEDNDLVQGLDSTFSDMHLLPYVKSLTPSAPPMPEEMKSPFHFSDEEVNINPPEKIHGESELSLLQPAYEPDKENSTPRALLVSAESQTENADSSTPVRSQQRCLSIWSRRGKCSSVQIQTGRDRSIIEKVDIDTEVYSLNHEKVAMESVSNDPFSSGNKDGEEDAFTPDKENNAPSSVKSSRLADGQAKQSMFSSCVDENGEENFNLDKVDLTPNTHLRRSMKKMSSLEQIKHPKSLRSSPMKEISDPILHQAEGLEYNKKEKIGSSTMLSNMSNISEEIFTPDKGNMTPDNCSMRSKPFKKEDLIVKVLEEQKSVSVASRNKARSEITILKNRTDRVPLQPLLVNNPPKTNSKSPVPKVKLNANPIKCQEIMEACPYSDNNAREEKRRWTMVADTTSLLNKESRKALQLLEGLKGTCLIIPRIGNEPVLRELDCMKRRASFFRRATEAYAALEWIENCMVNAKSWVHVQSCVEETRPMAPTPPATAPPCLFSEENDIFPVGSVLSSPHWGLQAIVSPTAEDHILECALLFKRTNRNGQLVLLSNDLTIKIKAMAEGLNCETAEDFRESLVNPFSERFLWKDSSPRGSTWSCVDDFVLKEPYYLGPLKKTSTSGQAAKGLKLILLHNSHYRRNCSGNTVS, encoded by the exons ATGGGGGACAAGCAAGAATCTTTGTTAAAACCCAATTCACAAactgaagaagagaagaagattCCAGTGTTTACAGTGTTAAAGAATGGGGCCATCCTCAAGAACATCTTTCTTCTTGACAACCCCACAGCTTCAGTTGAAGAATCAAAGCAAGAATTTGAAGAGATATTGGTAGTTGGAAGACACCCAGATTGTAATATTGTATTGGAACATCCAAGTATTAGCAGATTTCACCTCCGCATTCACTCTAATCCTTGTTCTCAATCTCTCTCTGTTATTGATCTCTCTTCCG TCCATGGGTCATGGATTTCTGGCAACAAGATTGAACCAGGGGTTCGAGTTGAGTTGAAAGAGGGCGATAAGATGAAGCTAGGACGTTCCAGCAGGGAATACATGCTTCACTGGATTCCCATCAGCCGCGCGTATGATTTGGAGAATCCATTTGTAGCTCCATTAGCTGATGCAGAACCATTGGAAGAAACAGAGGAGAAAGAACATCAG GACGAGAGGGGCTTTGCTCTTCAGAATGAGGATAATGATTTGGTGCAGGGTCTAGATTCAACGTTTTCCGATATGCATTTGTTGCCATATGTAAAAAGTTTGACTCCATCAGCTCCGCCGATGCCTGAAGAGATGAAGTCTCCATTTCactttagtgatgaagaagtaAACATAAATCCACCTGAGAAAATCCATGGAGAGAGTGAACTCAGTTTGCTGCAGCCTGCTTACGAACCTGACAAAGAAAACAGCACTCCGCGGGCCCTTCTTGTCTCGGCAGAGTCCCAAACAGAAAATGCCGATAGTAGTACCCCAGTAAGATCTCAGCAAAGATGTTTGAGCATTTGGTCTAGAAGGGGAAAATGTTCCAGTGTTCAGATTCAAACTGGCAGAGATAGATCAATAATTGAAAAAGTTGACATTGATACTGAAGTTTACTCACTTAATCATGAGAAGGTTGCAATGGAATCAGTTTCAAATGATCCTTTTTCTAGTGGGAACAAGGATGGAGAAGAAGATGCCTTCACTCCAGACAAAGAGAACAATGCTCCTAGTTCCGTGAAAAGCTCGCGTCTTGCTGATGGACAAGCTAAACAATCTATGTTTTCTTCTTGTGTGGATGAGAATGGTGAAGAGAATTTTAATCTGGACAAAGTGGATCTTACCCCAAACACTCATTTGCGAAGGTCAATGAAGAAGATGAGCAGTTTGGAGCAAATTAAGCATCCAAAATCTTTGAGATCTTCCCCAATGAAAGAGATTTCTGATCCCATACTCCATCAAGCTGAAGGTCTTGAATACAACAAGAAAGAGAAGATCGGATCATCTACAATGCTCTCAAATATGAGTAACATCAGTGAAGAAATTTTTACTCCAGATAAAGGGAATATGACACCTGATAATTGTTCAATGAGATCGAAACCATTCAAGAAAGAAGACTTGATTGTCAAAGTCCTTGAAGAGCAGAAATCAGTAAGTGTTGCTTCCAGAAATAAGGCTAGATCTGAGATAACCATACTGAAGAACAGAACAGATAGAGTACCACTTCAACCATTGCTTGTGAACAACCCCCCCAAGACCAATTCAAAATCTCCAGTACCGAAAGTCAAGCTGAATGCTAATCCAATCAAGTGTCAAGAAATTATGGAGGCATGCCCATATTCT GATAACAATGCCAGGGAAGAAAAACGAAGGTGGACAATGGTAGCGGATACCACCTCTTTGTTAAACAAAGAGTCAAGAAAAGCTTTGCAGCTTTTGGAAGGTCTCAAAGGAACATGCCTGATAATTCCAAGAATTGGTAATGAACCTG TCTTAAGAGAACTGGATTGCATGAAGAGGCGTGCTAGTTTTTTCAGAAGAGCAACAGAAGCTTATGCAGCATTAGAATGGATCGAAAATTGCATGGTAAATGCAAAATCATGGGTTCATGTGCAGAGTTGTGTGGAGGAAACAAGACCAATGGCACCAACTCCTCCTGCTACTGCACCGCCGTGTTTGTTCAGTGAGGAGAATGACATATTTCCAGTCGGCTCAGTTCTATCCTCTCCACATTGGGGTCTACAGGCAATTGTTTCACCCACAGCAGAGGATCATATCCTTGAATGTGCCCTCCTCTTTAAAAGAACTAACAGAAATGGACAACTTGTTCTCCTTAGCAATGATCTTACCATTAAGATCAAGGCCATGGCAGAA GGTTTAAACTGTGAGACAGCAGAAGATTTCCGAGAGAGTCTGGTGAACCCATTCTCTGAGAGGTTTCTTTGGAAAGACAGCTCTCCAAGGGGAAGCACTTGGTCGTGTGTGGATGACTTTGTTCTTAAGGAGCCATACTACCTTGGGCCTCTAAAGAAGACATCAACATCAGGGCAGGCGGCAAAAGGCTTGAAGCTGATATTGCTTCATAATTCTCATTATAGGCGGAACTGTTCAGGGAACACAGTTAGCTAG